A stretch of the Anaerobaca lacustris genome encodes the following:
- a CDS encoding SpoIVB peptidase S55 domain-containing protein gives MLGMDAEPRQNAKRFTCLDRHHALVIGLLALVVAVAPASEGRASGEVAWDPQRYIGIEEIKPGMEAYCLTDYGDAGIEKFELKVLDVVYNIDPGQNAILVMGLDERFKHTGVVGGCSGSPVYIDGRLAGALAFGWTFAKDPLYGVTPIKEMLEVGRTNPTLTARGTTRSSAFAFDFSKPINVAYVSEQVLNRRLIAPVHAGGASALPCPLLISGLPSEACREVASHFDAMGFMAVPGLSGAAATGDDAALELQPGGTLTVPLVSGDININVLGTVTEVRGDRVYGFGHSFLGYGPVNLPMAGGKVYTVISNVMRSFKLGTAGKIVGAITVDETTAVSGRIGAEPNLVPMSIRIERYNDSEPRTYNCRLAYNETLTAMLARSAVAGAALRLGPLPPEHTIEYTAAINLDDGQSIRFENVSASMGLVEPVSEIVGTVALLMNSPYGSTRIESMDFAARIRPDGIYSHLWSVDVATPKVKAGDDVEVSVVVESYLAEKRRYRVTVPIPKDVAPGKYGLMLCGAPEYERFLAKTVPHRFIATNHQSLVDALNMVLNIPRTKLYCVLVLPPGGITLDRAELPNLPETKSIVLQSDKRPMRVQPYPHWIERTVETGTVIRDREIVPIVVEE, from the coding sequence ATGCTGGGGATGGACGCTGAGCCACGCCAGAACGCGAAGAGATTCACCTGCCTCGACCGGCATCACGCGCTCGTCATCGGCCTTCTCGCACTGGTGGTCGCCGTAGCGCCGGCCTCAGAGGGTCGGGCCTCCGGCGAGGTTGCGTGGGACCCGCAGCGGTATATCGGCATCGAGGAAATCAAGCCCGGCATGGAGGCGTATTGCCTCACCGATTACGGGGACGCCGGGATCGAAAAGTTTGAATTGAAGGTATTGGACGTCGTGTATAACATCGACCCGGGCCAGAACGCGATCCTGGTGATGGGTCTGGACGAGCGTTTCAAACACACGGGCGTGGTGGGCGGATGCAGCGGCTCGCCGGTCTACATCGACGGCCGTCTGGCCGGAGCGCTGGCCTTCGGTTGGACCTTCGCGAAGGACCCTCTGTACGGCGTAACCCCGATCAAGGAGATGCTCGAGGTCGGACGGACAAACCCGACGCTGACGGCCCGGGGGACCACGCGGTCGTCGGCGTTCGCCTTCGATTTCTCCAAACCCATCAACGTGGCCTATGTCAGCGAACAGGTTCTCAATCGCAGGCTCATCGCGCCGGTCCACGCCGGCGGCGCCAGCGCTCTGCCCTGTCCATTGCTGATCTCCGGTCTTCCGAGCGAGGCCTGTCGAGAAGTCGCCTCCCACTTCGACGCCATGGGATTCATGGCCGTTCCGGGCCTCAGCGGCGCCGCCGCGACGGGAGACGACGCGGCTCTGGAACTGCAGCCCGGGGGTACGCTGACCGTGCCCCTGGTCTCGGGTGATATCAACATCAACGTGCTCGGCACCGTGACCGAGGTCCGCGGCGATCGCGTGTACGGCTTCGGGCACAGCTTCCTCGGGTACGGCCCAGTCAATCTGCCCATGGCCGGCGGCAAGGTCTACACGGTCATCTCCAACGTGATGCGTTCGTTCAAGCTGGGCACGGCAGGCAAGATTGTCGGCGCCATTACGGTCGACGAGACGACCGCCGTCTCCGGACGGATCGGCGCCGAGCCCAACCTGGTGCCGATGTCGATTCGTATCGAGCGGTACAACGACAGCGAGCCCCGCACTTACAACTGCCGGCTCGCCTACAATGAGACGCTGACGGCCATGCTGGCTCGTTCGGCCGTGGCCGGAGCGGCCCTGCGACTGGGCCCCTTGCCCCCCGAACACACGATCGAGTATACCGCCGCAATCAACCTGGACGACGGACAGTCCATCCGCTTTGAGAACGTCTCCGCGAGCATGGGACTGGTGGAGCCCGTTTCCGAGATCGTCGGCACCGTGGCCCTGCTCATGAACAGTCCCTACGGGTCCACCCGGATCGAGTCGATGGATTTCGCGGCCCGCATTCGACCCGACGGCATCTATTCGCACCTCTGGTCGGTCGATGTCGCCACCCCGAAGGTCAAAGCCGGCGACGACGTCGAAGTGAGCGTCGTTGTCGAATCCTACCTTGCCGAGAAGAGGAGGTATCGTGTCACGGTGCCGATACCGAAAGACGTCGCCCCCGGAAAGTACGGCCTGATGCTCTGCGGGGCGCCGGAATACGAACGCTTCCTGGCCAAGACCGTTCCGCACCGCTTCATCGCCACGAACCATCAATCGCTCGTGGATGCGCTGAACATGGTGTTGAATATCCCTCGGACCAAGCTCTACTGCGTTCTCGTGCTGCCGCCCGGCGGCATCACGCTCGACAGGGCGGAACTGCCCAACCTGCCGGAAACCAAGAGCATCGTCCTGCAAAGCGACAAGCGGCCGATGAGGGTCCAGCCGTATCCGCACTGGATCGAGAGAACCGTGGAGACGGGCACCGTAATTCGCGACAGAGAGATCGTACCCATCGTAGTGGAAGAGTGA
- a CDS encoding tetratricopeptide repeat protein, which yields MKSDHRHELKTNELADWLAHFPQWVQENRSTLIGAGVVLVLVIGVYFMRFYRKDVISVRQQVQLTHLVTQIPAQKMAIARAASQGTDQSVALLPIAQDLETFAEGSRDDRMAALALIKRAEALRSELHFRLAGAGGEEVARQIAQAQNSYQEALTRASSIPVLAATAEFGLGLCEEELGNFDRAKEMYRAVAQNAAYDGTAAQAGAANRLLTVDDYRGAVAFKPAPPAPEGASIPTIQIPPAEDVFFEGSEPVAPDTNSIAAPETAVGEANEPASN from the coding sequence ATGAAATCGGATCATCGGCATGAATTGAAGACCAACGAGTTGGCCGACTGGCTGGCGCACTTTCCCCAGTGGGTCCAGGAGAATCGGTCGACGCTGATCGGCGCCGGTGTGGTGCTCGTTCTCGTGATTGGCGTGTATTTCATGCGGTTTTATCGGAAGGACGTGATCTCGGTTCGGCAGCAGGTGCAGTTGACCCACCTGGTAACGCAGATCCCCGCTCAGAAGATGGCCATCGCGCGGGCCGCCAGCCAGGGAACGGACCAGTCGGTCGCTCTGCTTCCCATCGCGCAGGATCTCGAGACGTTCGCCGAAGGCAGCCGCGACGACCGCATGGCCGCATTGGCGTTGATCAAGCGCGCCGAGGCGCTGCGCAGCGAACTGCACTTTCGTCTGGCCGGCGCCGGCGGCGAGGAGGTCGCCAGGCAGATTGCGCAGGCGCAGAACAGCTACCAGGAGGCCCTGACCCGTGCATCGTCGATCCCGGTTCTGGCGGCCACAGCGGAGTTCGGATTGGGATTGTGCGAGGAAGAGCTGGGCAACTTCGACAGGGCCAAGGAGATGTACCGGGCCGTGGCGCAGAACGCCGCCTACGACGGCACGGCCGCGCAGGCCGGCGCGGCCAATCGTCTCCTGACCGTCGATGACTATCGCGGCGCCGTCGCGTTCAAACCGGCGCCGCCTGCGCCGGAGGGGGCTTCGATTCCGACGATTCAGATCCCCCCGGCCGAGGATGTCTTCTTCGAAGGCAGTGAGCCCGTCGCTCCCGACACGAATTCGATCGCGGCGCCGGAGACGGCCGTCGGCGAGGCCAACGAGCCGGCGAGCAACTGA
- a CDS encoding RluA family pseudouridine synthase, with protein MCELPEPYGQPVTLHVGVSLRERRIDKYLHGRFRNLSRHFIQNAIKAGSVKVNGEPVKPSFKLSHRDVIEFVMPEPEKKEIEPEDIPLNVLYEDDDLIVLNKPPDLIVHPARGNKHGTLVNALAHYSEHLSSGLGEFRPGIVHRLDRNTTGVMVVTKHDAAQWKVAKQFELRQVEKSYLAIVHGTPELTADRIDAPLGVHPKIREKYAVRPETGKEAVTFYEVIEAFRGFSLIHCKPRTGRTHQIRVHLSHLKHPIVADDMYGGKLVYPWQLADTEPEVEEPVIARCALHAWTLEFTHPTTEQRVRFEAPLPADMQAFLDLLRRHRAE; from the coding sequence ATGTGCGAGTTGCCCGAACCCTACGGTCAGCCGGTGACGCTTCACGTGGGCGTTTCCCTGCGCGAGCGGAGAATCGACAAGTACCTGCACGGCCGCTTCCGTAATCTGAGTCGGCACTTCATCCAGAATGCGATCAAGGCCGGCTCCGTCAAGGTCAACGGCGAGCCCGTCAAGCCCAGCTTCAAGCTCAGCCACCGCGACGTGATCGAGTTCGTGATGCCCGAGCCGGAGAAGAAGGAGATCGAACCGGAGGACATCCCCCTGAACGTTCTCTATGAGGATGATGATCTGATCGTCCTGAACAAGCCTCCCGACCTGATCGTTCATCCAGCGCGGGGCAACAAGCACGGAACGCTAGTCAATGCTCTGGCGCATTACTCGGAGCATCTCTCCAGTGGGCTGGGTGAGTTCCGTCCCGGCATCGTCCACCGGCTCGACCGCAACACGACGGGTGTGATGGTGGTGACCAAGCACGATGCGGCCCAGTGGAAGGTCGCCAAGCAGTTCGAATTGCGGCAGGTGGAGAAGAGCTATCTGGCCATTGTCCACGGCACGCCCGAACTGACCGCCGATCGGATCGATGCGCCGCTCGGCGTGCATCCGAAGATTCGGGAGAAGTACGCTGTCCGCCCCGAGACGGGCAAAGAAGCGGTAACGTTCTATGAGGTGATCGAGGCGTTTCGCGGGTTCTCGCTGATCCACTGCAAGCCCCGGACCGGTCGGACGCATCAGATTCGCGTGCACCTCTCGCACCTGAAGCACCCGATCGTCGCCGACGACATGTATGGCGGCAAACTCGTCTACCCCTGGCAACTGGCCGACACCGAGCCGGAGGTCGAGGAGCCCGTCATCGCGCGCTGCGCCCTGCACGCCTGGACCCTCGAATTCACCCACCCGACCACCGAGCAGCGCGTCCGCTTCGAGGCGCCCTTGCCGGCCGACATGCAGGCCTTCCTCGACCTTCTCCGCCGGCACCGCGCGGAGTGA